In the Verrucomicrobia bacterium CG1_02_43_26 genome, GTAGACGGGGGCGTTTTTTTGTTTTGCGACTTTACGAATAACCGCTTCTGCCTCAAGGGGGAGAACGCCGATGACGACCGGTGTATTTTGTTTTATGATACCGGCTTTGGCGTGAGCGATTTCAGAGAGAGAGTTACCGAGGATGTTTGTGTGATCCTTGCTGATGGAAGTGATGACGGAGATTTCGGGATTTATGATATTGGTGGAATCATGCTCGCCGCCTAAGCCGACCTCGATGATGGCGATGTCTACCCCTTCTCGCGCGAATTCCAAGAACGTTATACCTGTCATGAACTCAAAAAACGAAACGCCTGATTTGTCAGCGATAGAGGAGAGCTCCTCTGTGTATTGTACGATTTTATCCCGAGAAAGGTTTTGGCCATTAACGCGAATACGCTCACCGAGATAGACGAGATGAGGAGAGGTATGTAACCCTGTTTTATACCCTGCGGTACGATAAATGGAATCCAGTATGGAGCATACGCTACCCTTGCCATTGGTGCCTGTTACATGGATAGAAGGAAAGTTGTTTTGCGGGTTAGACAATTCCTCTGCCAATATTTTTATACGCTCCAGACCCAGTTTTGAACCCGAGTTGCGAAGCGAGTAAAGATATTCCTGGGCTTTAGTGTACCCCATATCTTGGGTGTCAAAATTAAGCGCTAGCGAGCTCGCTTTTTTGATTGTGAGACAATGTTTTGATGAGATATGTAATACGATCGCGCAATTCGTGACGGGTTACGATCTGATCTATTAAACCACGCTCTAAAAGAAATTCTGATGTTTGGAAACCCTCGGGAAGCTCCTGTTGGGTGGTTTCCTTAATGACCCGAGGCCCCGCGAAACCGATAAGCGCACCCGGTTCTGCTAAGATAATATCCCCGAGAGAAGCGAAACTAGCCATGACACCTGCCATAGTAGGGTTTGTGAGAACAGAAATATAAGGAAGACCTGCTAAAGCGAGCCTGGATAATGCGGCACTTGTTTTTGCCATTTGCATTAAGCTGAGGATTCCCTCATACATACGTGCGCCACCAGAAGCGGAGACGATAATGACAGGAGTTCTTTGTTTGATTGCGCGCTCAATACAACGCGTAATTTTTTCACCCACTACGGAACCCATACTGGCTCCGAGGAAGCGAAAATCCATTACAGAAATGTTTACCGGCGTGCCACCCATGGTACCTGTACCTGTAATAACGGCATCATTTAAGCCCGTTTTCTTTTTATATTGCTTGAGTTTTTCATCATAGCAAGAGACGCCCTTGAATTGTAACGGGTTAGCGGAACACAGCTCGCTATCCATTTCGACAAAACTACCTGCGTCTAATAAGGACTGGATTCTAGCAGGTGCGCTGATAGGGAAATGGTAACCACTATTTGGGACAACATTTAAGTTATTCTCCAAATCCTTGTTGTAGACGATCTCGCCTGTCTTGGGACATTTAGTCCACAATCCTGCCGGGATGTCCTTTTTTTTCTTAACATCAAGAGTTGAGTATTTTGGTTTACTGAATAACGCCATGAGCTATGTATTATTTAGTTTAGTATTAAACTATAAACGTGAACGCTTTGCAAGTAAATGATATTTCGATGGATGAAATTTAAGTTTTGTGCCCCTCTATGGTAGAGCGCAGCAGTAGACGCGTTGGTCTATAAGGCCTTGACTTATAATAGGTAAGGTTTATCATGATGGACTACTTTATAAGGGGTAATTGGATCAATAATAAAAAAAATGGCATGGTTTCGTAAAAGTATGGGCCATGGCGTTTTATAAAAAAACAAAAAAGTTAAGACATGTTACTTTCTCGATTAAAATCTGAATGGTTTGGCAATGTAAGAGGAGATTTACTGGCCGGAATGGTAGTGGCCCTCGCACTTATTCCCGAAGCCATTGCGTTTTCTATTATTGCGGGAGTGGATCCCAAAGTAGGCTTATATGCCTCCTTCTGTATTACGGTAGTGATTGCCTTTGTGGGAGGACGGCCAGGAATGATTTCCGCAGCGACGGGAGCCATGGCGTTGGTGATGATAACGCTAGTAAAAGAGCACGGTTTGGAATATTTATTGGCCGCGACCGTGTTAACCGGAGTTATGCAGGTATTTGCCGGTATATTTAAATTAGGCTCATTATTACGATTTGTGTCGAAGTCTGTTGTCACAGGGTTTGTAAACGCGCTGGCGATACTTATTTTTATGGCACAGTTACCCGAGTTTTACGGTGCGGGATGGCAGATGTACGCGATGGTAGCTGCAGGGTTAGGCATTATTTACCTATTTCCCTATATCACCCGAGCCGTACCCTCGCCATTGGTAGCGATTGTTGTTTTGACAGTGCTAAGTATCATGATGGGGCTTGATTTGCGAACGGTAGGAGATATGGGCGAGTTACCCAGTACGCTACCGATGTTCCTCATACCGAACATACCCCTGACGCTGGAAACGCTACAAATTATATTACCCTTTTCACTGACACTGGCGGCGGTTGGTTTGTTGGAATCGCTGATGACTGCTGTGATCATCGATGACTTAACGGATACGCCCAGTAAGAAAAACAAAGAATGCGCGGGACAAGGGATTGCCAATATAGTGACCGGATTTTTTGGCGGGATGGCCGGGTGTGCCATGATCGGGCAATCTGTGATTAATGTGAAATCCGGTGGGCGAGGAAGACTTTCAACCCTGTTTGCGGGATGCTTTTTATTGTTTCTGATCTTGGTATTAGCGGATTGGGTGAAACAAATACCGATGGGCGCATTGGTGGCGGTGATGATTATGGTAGCCATTGGTACCTTTAGCTGGACATCTGTAAAGAACCTGAGAAGCCATCCGAGAACATCAAGCCTAGTGATGATTACGACGGTTATCGTGGTGGTGATTACCCATGACCTGGCCAAAGGCGTGTTTGCGGGAGTGTTGATGAGCGCGCTCTTCTTTGCGAAGAAAGTGTCTCGCCTATTGGTTGTAAAATCTGAGCGAGATGAGCATGGCCAGCGCGTATATACCGTACAAGGACAAGTATTTTTTGCATCCGCGGAACGCTTTGCCACATTTTTTGATTTTAAAGAAGTGGTTGAGAACGTGACTATTGATGTACATAAAGCCCATTTTTGGGATTTATCAGCCGTTGGGGCACTTGATAAAGTCGTACTTAAATTCAGACGAGAAGGCACAGAGGTGAAATTGCTTGGCTTAAACGAAGCAAGTGCTACAATTGTAGAAAACCTTGGTATTCATAATAAAACGGATGTTACCGAGCTGGATCTCACACACTAAAGATTGGGAAAGACTATGAGTAAAATTATTGCCTGTATAGACGGATCAACCTACGCCGATAGTATTTGCCGATTAAGCGCGTGGGCGGCAAAGCAGACGGGGATGCGTGTATGTCTGTTACATATTGCAGCGCCTCATACAGAAATGAAAGCGAAAGTGGATTTGAGTGGCAGTATAGGATTGGGCGCAAAAAGCAGTTTGCTTAAAGAACTCACAAAAATAGACGAAGAGCACGGTAAGCTAGAGCAGCATAAAGGCGTAGAGATCTTAGAACGTGCCAAAAAAGTGTTGGCAGAAAATGGGATTGAGCAGCCAGAGATATTGCATCGCCGAGGCTCCTTGGTTGAAACGATTGCCGAAATAGGAGATCAGGCAGAACTAATTGTGGTTGGAAAAGGAGGCGAGCAGGATAATGCCAAAGCGGGTTATGTTGGCGCGCATTTAGATCGCTTG is a window encoding:
- a CDS encoding acetyl-CoA carboxylase subunit beta — its product is MALFSKPKYSTLDVKKKKDIPAGLWTKCPKTGEIVYNKDLENNLNVVPNSGYHFPISAPARIQSLLDAGSFVEMDSELCSANPLQFKGVSCYDEKLKQYKKKTGLNDAVITGTGTMGGTPVNISVMDFRFLGASMGSVVGEKITRCIERAIKQRTPVIIVSASGGARMYEGILSLMQMAKTSAALSRLALAGLPYISVLTNPTMAGVMASFASLGDIILAEPGALIGFAGPRVIKETTQQELPEGFQTSEFLLERGLIDQIVTRHELRDRITYLIKTLSHNQKSELASA
- a CDS encoding sodium-independent anion transporter; translation: MLLSRLKSEWFGNVRGDLLAGMVVALALIPEAIAFSIIAGVDPKVGLYASFCITVVIAFVGGRPGMISAATGAMALVMITLVKEHGLEYLLAATVLTGVMQVFAGIFKLGSLLRFVSKSVVTGFVNALAILIFMAQLPEFYGAGWQMYAMVAAGLGIIYLFPYITRAVPSPLVAIVVLTVLSIMMGLDLRTVGDMGELPSTLPMFLIPNIPLTLETLQIILPFSLTLAAVGLLESLMTAVIIDDLTDTPSKKNKECAGQGIANIVTGFFGGMAGCAMIGQSVINVKSGGRGRLSTLFAGCFLLFLILVLADWVKQIPMGALVAVMIMVAIGTFSWTSVKNLRSHPRTSSLVMITTVIVVVITHDLAKGVFAGVLMSALFFAKKVSRLLVVKSERDEHGQRVYTVQGQVFFASAERFATFFDFKEVVENVTIDVHKAHFWDLSAVGALDKVVLKFRREGTEVKLLGLNEASATIVENLGIHNKTDVTELDLTH